In the genome of Apostichopus japonicus isolate 1M-3 chromosome 15, ASM3797524v1, whole genome shotgun sequence, one region contains:
- the LOC139981569 gene encoding S-adenosyl-L-methionine-dependent tRNA 4-demethylwyosine synthase TYW1-like produces the protein MYFRYCFVGVAVVCLTAVTSSVLAHDVRSRTLNQDNDSDTLSRLFHYLQDWIPCCHGSAYIAGSIVLLCTIAFVNTFFNSQEKPRSPSPQESSTSSKAVKSKKEDGVSSGDDVWVFYGTQTGTAQKFADNLKKKFLDSKLGVRVIDLKTFDPEQHILPDFVKTSTLVFIISTYTDGQPPESAAWFYNWLEESVNDFRVPRTLLSGVKYSVFGLGNSLYKENYNKVSRSVDVWMKTLHATPVLGRGYGDANVANSKHGGAEGDFDVWAKKIVTLLKAEGTPNGKTVANGVKAKVQEEEEEEETHEEVFEDEDDDIESSKNVLDVEDLGVMMKSSQKKNEAGDSTKEMVTPMIRQSLTKQGYKLIGSHSGVKLCRWTKSMLRGRGGCYKHTFYGIESHRCMETTPSLACANKCVFCWRHHTNPVGTEWKWKMDQPDVIVKGAMENHYKLINQFKGVPGVKDERMQEAMKIKHCALSLVGEPIMYPEINTLVRMLHGHEISTFLVTNAQFPDAIKQLLPVTQLYVSVDASTKDSLKKIDRPLFKDFWQRFLDSLRALSDKGQRTVYRLTIVKSWNSEEIEGYAELVDLGKPDFIEIKGVTYCGESKASTLTMQNVPWHEEVLGFVQNLVDMLPDYELACEHEHSNCVLLANKKFKIEGRWHTWIDYTRFHKLMRKFEESKGQESFCAEDYMAETPSWACFGSEERGFDPEETRFRRKNKKQDISGC, from the exons ATGTATTTTAGATACTGTTTTGTAGGCGTAGCCGTCGTCTGTCTTACAGCTGTTACATCCTCAGTTCTGGCACATGATGTCCGAAGCAGAACCCTGAATCAAG ACAATGACAGCGACACACTTAGTCGGCTCTTTCATTATTTGCAAGATTGGATTCCATGTTGTCATGGCTCAGCATACATTGCTGGTTCCATTGTACTGCTTTGTACAATAGCTTTCGTGAACACA TTTTTTAACAGTCAAGAGAAGCCAAGATCTCCTTCTCCCCAAGAGAGCTCAACCTCATCAAAGGCAGTTAAATCAAAGAAGGAGGATGGAGTATCCAGTGGGGATGATGTCTGGGTGTTTTATGGCACACAGACAGGAACTGCTCAG AAATTTGCTGacaatttgaaaaagaaatttctGGATAGCAAGCTTGGAGTCAGAGTAATTGACCTGAAGACCTTTGACCCTGAACAGCATATATTACCAGAT tttgTGAAGACAAGTACCCTTGTCTTTATTATTTCTACGTACACGGATGGCCAACCGCCAGAATCGGCGGCTTGGTTTTATAATTGGTTGGAAGAATCGGTGAATGATTTCAGAGTACCACGGACACTTCTCTCGGGCGTCAAGTACAGCGTCTTTGGTCTTGGTAATTCTCTGTACAAGGAGAATTATAACAAG GTGAGTCGCAGTGTTGATGTATGGATGAAGACATTACATGCAACACCAGTCCTTGGACGAGGTTATGGTGATGCTAATGTTGCCAACAGCAAGCATGGAG GTGCTGAAGGGGACTTTGATGTATGGGCAAAGAAGATTGTAACCCTATTGAAGGCGGAGGGTACACCTAATGGTAAAACAGTTGCAAATGGAGTTAAGGCAAAG GTacaagaggaggaggaggaggaggagacaCATGAAGAAGTctttgaagatgaagatgatgatatTGAGAGCTCAAAAAATGTCTTAGATGTTGAAGACCTTGGAGTCATGATGAAGTCGTCACAGAAG AAAAATGAGGCAGGGGATTCAACCAAAGAGATGGTTACTCCTATGATCAGACAGAGCTTGACCAAACAAG GTTACAAACTAATTGGCTCACATTCAGGAGTTAAGCTCTGCAGGTGGACAAAG AGTATGCTTCGAGGCAGAGGTGGTTGCTACAAACATACCTTTTATGGTATTGAAAGTCATAGATGCATGGAGACTACACCCAGCTTGGCATGTGCTAATAAGTGTGTCTTCTGCTGGAG ACATCATACAAATCCTGTTGGTACAGAATGGAAGTGGAAGATGGATCAACCAGATGTTATTGTCAAAGGTGCAATGGAAAACCACTACAAGCTGATTAATCAGTTTAAAG GTGTGCCAGGTGTGAAGGATGAGAGAATGCAGGAAGCTATGAAAATAAAGCATTGCGCCCTCTCTCTGGTAGGAGAACCAATCATGTACCCTGAAATCAACACCCTGGTCAGAATGCTACATGGCCACGAAATATCAACATTCTTGGTCACTAACGCTCAGTTCCCCGATGCCATCAA ACAACTCTTACCGGTCACTCAGCTCTATGTCAGTGTGGATGCTAGCACTAAAGACAGTCTCAAGAAGATAGACAGGCCTCTTTTTAAGGATTTCTGGCAGAGATTCCTCGACAGCTTGCGGGCACTTTCAGATAAG GGTCAAAGAACTGTCTACAGGTTAACAATCGTCAAGTCTTGGAACAGCGAAGAGATAGAAGGTTACGCAGAATTGGTTGACCTTGGAAAGCCAGACTTCATCGAAATTAAG ggtgtaacATACTGTGGAGAGTCCAAGGCTAGTACTCTCACCATGCAGAATGTCCCGTGGCATGAAGAAGTTCTCGGCTTTGTTCAAAACCTGGTCGACATGCTACCTGATTATGAACTAGCTTGTGAACATGAACATTCAAACTGTGTGTTACTGGCCAATAAGAAG TTCAAGATCGAAGGAAGATGGCACACATGGATTGATTATACAAGGTTCCACAAGTTGATGAGAAAGTTTGAAGAAAGCAAAGGACAGGAGAGTTTCTGTGCAGAAGATTACATGGCAGAGACGCCATCTTGGGCTTGTTTCGGCAGTGAGGAGAGAGGATTCGATCCAGAAGAGACAAGGTTTAGGAGGAAGAACAAGAAGCAGGATATCAGTGGATGCTGA
- the LOC139981426 gene encoding zinc finger BED domain-containing protein 4-like — translation MYDRVKTRMKEEITRVKHIAFTTDIWSSTVGSNSLVSLTGHWIGLNFERKHGLLNAASFVGRHTADAIKGSIEGMLATWKIGKDQVVTILRDNAANFIAGLTQTGIDHQSCLIHTLQLVINDAIKVQRSVNDMLTVARGIAGHFNHSRLAHHRLSALKTKHNIPSHHILPDVLTRWNSSFYMLERILEQKNALVEYASLYDMPVMTANQWNLASKLVSTLRPFEELTRLFLGQGNTPKSYDWLEDEMAIDPPAVVSAAQQQEGDAAQSEGLFCEEYAQFVMEKGARSACGVDSGVDFKLEMNMYISEPLPGRGCNPLDWWKLNYHRFPRLGKLALKYLCAPPSTVPSERLFSEAGGLYDEKRNRLRPEKAEMVLMCRGNLPLLDFKY, via the exons ATGTACGATCGTGTTAAGACTAGAATGAAGGAGGAAATTACCAGAGTCAAGCACATTGCCTTCACAACTGACATTTGGTCTTCAACAGTTGGATCCAACTCATTGGTGAGCCTGACAGGTCACTGGATTGGGCTAAACTTCGAAAGAAAACATGGCCTGCTGAATGCAGCTTCGTTTGTTGGGAGGCACACAGCAGATGCCATCAAGGGATCAATTGAGGGAATGCTGGCGACATGGAAAATTGGAAAAGATCAGGTGGTGACGATATTGAGGGACAACGCTGCCAACTTCATTGCAGGCTTGACACAGACAGGCATCGACCACCAGAGCTGCCTAATACATACTCTTCAACTGGTGATAAATGATGCCATCAAAGTACAGCGGTCAGTGAATGACATGTTGACTGTTGCCCGTGGTATAGCAGGGCATTTCAACCACTCACGTCTTGCCCACCATCGTCTGAGTGCCTTGAAGACTAAGCACAACATTCCAAGCCACCACATACTGCcggacgttttgacgagatggAACAGCTCGTTTTATATGTTGGAGCGAATCCTCGAACAGAAGAACGCCCTGGTGGAGTATGCCAGTCTGTATGACATGCCAGTGATGACTGCAAATCAGTGGAATCTTGCTTCTAAACTTGTTTCCACATTGAGACCATTTGAAGAACTTACGCG TCTTTTTCTCGGACAAGGCAACACACCAAAGAGCTATGACTGGCTGGAGGATGAGATGGCTATCGACCCCCCTGCCGTAGTTTCTGCCGCCCAACAGCAAGAAGGTGATGCAGCTCAAAGCGAGGGTCTTTTTTGTGAGGAATATGCACAATTCGTGATGGAGAAAGGCGCCCGTTCAGCATGTGGTGTTGACAGTGGAGTTGATTTTAAACTTGAAATGAACATGTACATATCAGAACCTTTACCAGGGCGCGGATGTAATCCGTTAGACTGGTGGAAGTTAAACTACCACAGATTTCCCCGTCTTGGAAAATTAGCACTGAAGTATTTGTGTGCCCCACCTTCCACTGTGCCCAGCGAGAGACTGTTCAGCGAAGCAGGAGGTTTATATGATGAAAAGAGGAATCGTCTGAGACCAGAGAAGGCAGAAATGGTTCTGATGTGTCGAGGGAATTTGCCCCTATTGGACTTTAAGTATTAG